The DNA sequence TTTGTAGAATTTCTGAGCAAATATTTGTCATTTACTTGAATTTCGAACATAACATTCGAATATTTAAAAGGATCGTTAAATTTCCTATCAACTTTAAATATTAATGAAAATTTATTATTTCTAAAATTACGAATCAAATAAATCTCAACATCTATTTGATCATCTTTATTTTCAATATTTTTATGAACTACTATATTCGAGGAAAAAGTATAAGGATCTAAAATATTCTTTTTATTCAATTCGCTAATGTGCGATATATTGTTTATTAGTCCTACTTGCAAAATAAAGTGTTAAAAACTCCAATTCAGCTTGTTTTTTCTTTTTATAGAAAGTAGTTTTTGAAAAATATTCCTTATATCAATTTTTGTCTTTTAAATTACTATTTTGTATATATGTTTTTTCTATAATCATAGAATTAATTTTTGTCATATTTTTTAGTATAAATTTAACATATTCTGTCTCTCAATTTCAGTCAATATCCTCATCTTCTCAATTAATTTTGAAATCTTTAGGTAGTTGATATTGTATTGTATTATTGCTTTGTCCATTCTTTCTAATTTCATTTATTGTCTTTCCTAGTCGATTTGTTTCAACTATATTTTTTATTATTTGACTTTTTGTCATACTTTTTTCATCATTTCTCATCTAATACCTCCAACTAAATATTAACATTGAAGAAAAACGAAAGAAATTGAAATAAAAAATAAGTGTTTTTTTCACATCTAAGCGGTCAAACACTTATTTTCGTAGATTATAAATTAGTATGATTTGGCAAAAACAACGTATCTATTTGTTTCTTTTTTGCATTCATCAAAAATGCATTTTCTATTTTTTTCCGGTTTATCTAGTTTTAAAGGAATACATCTAGTTGATGCACCTGTTTCTTCCTTAATCCTTACTTCAGCCTCATCTAAACAACAAAATGGTGCAGTAACAAATTTACCATTGCTAATTTCTTTTTTAAAATCATCATAAGTGAATACAGTAACGCTATTTTCATTAAGTCTCTTTAATGCACTTTCATAAAGATTTTCGTGAATATCATCCAAAAGATTTCCAACAAGATTCTTAACATCTTTAATTTTTACGGTTATTTTTTCCAATGTATCTCTTCTTACAATGGTTACATTTTTATTTTCAAGATCTCTTGGTCCGATTTCTATTCTGAGTGGAGTACCTTGAATTTCACTATTTGCGGCCTTAAAACCAGGGTTTTTATTTGTTGAATCAACTCTAACTCTTCATTTCTTAGATAATTCTTTATTTAATTTTTTAGAAATTTCTTTAACTTCTTCACTTTTGTCTGCAAATAACTCTAAAATGTCGATTTGTGTTGGAGCAACTCTAGGGGGGATAACTATACCGTGATTATCACCATGAGTCATGATTATTGCCCCCAATAAACGAGTAGAAACACCTCATGAAGTTTGGAATACATTGATGTATTCATTATCTTGATTTTTGAAGATGATTTCATATGGTTTTGAAAAATTTTGAGCCAAATAATGACTTGTTCCAGCTTGTAATGCTCTACCATCCTTCATCATTGCTTCGATTGTGTAAGTTGAGCAAGCACCAGCAAACTTTTCATGTGAAGTTTTTTTACCAATAACAACAGGAATGGCTAAATATTTTTTTAAGAATTTTGCATAAACCTTAATCATTTCCCTAGTCAATTTTCTAGCTTCTAAGGCGTTTGAATGACAAGTGTGTCCCTCTTGTCACAAGAATTCTCTGCTTCTTAAAAATGGATTAGTTGTTTTTTCTCATCTAAGCACATTGGCTCATTGATTGTAAACTATTGGCAGATCTTTGTAAGATTCGATTGAGTTTTTAAATAAGTTAGCAAATAAAACTTCTGAAGTAGGACGAATGTAAAATTTTTCAGATAATTCACGGTCTCCTACTCTAGTTACGGTGGCTAATTCAGGATTAAAACCATTAACGTGTTCTTTTTCAAGTTCGAATAGCTTTTGAGGTATTAAAAGAGGTAAATAAACATTTTGAATTCCCTTTTGTTTGAAAATTTTATTCAAGTTTTCTTGAATTAATTCTCAAATTCCATAAGAATTTGGTTTAAAAACTAATGTACCTTTAGCCGGACCATAAGCAATTAATTGACCTTGTTTTACTACATCTGTATATCATTTAGCAAAGTCTTGTTCTAAAGGTGTAATTTTTTCTAATTTATTCATATTGACCATTATACCATTTTTACTTTTTTTGTAAATTGTTTGTACACGAAAAGTTCACTAGTTTTGTGTAAAAAGTTTAAGTTTGTTTTTATTTTGAGTTAAATTATGAACTTTTGATTTGAAATAAAAAAGTTTTTTGCTCTATTGAAAAATTCTATATAATAAATAAGCCTATTTATTAGCTAATATATTAGAAAGGAGTCCTCATGTCAAGAAGAGATCAAATTTCAGGTAAAGGACCACAATTTGGAAATAAACGTTCACATGCTATGAACGCTTCAAGAAGAAAATTTAATGTTAACCTTCAAAAAGTTAAAATTAAAACTGCTTCTGGTACAAAAACTTTAAGAGTTAGTGCTAAAACAATCAAAACTCTTAAGAAAAATAATGTTATTGCTTAATATTTTAAGATTGATCAACTTAAAATATTAAGTTTTTTATTTATTTTAGTCCTTTACTATATATAATATTTAAAATACAAAGGAGTAGAATGAAGGTAAAAAAACACCCTTTTTTTGGAGAAATAAATTTTAATGACCCCGATGGGGTAGTTTGAGAAGGTAAAGAAGACCTTGATTTTTTCAGAATTTTAACTGAACCAGGAACATACATAGATGATGATACATTAAATATTTTTGAAGAAATGATTAATGAATTTGATGATATTGTATTTTTTGCAATCGATTGTTTTGTTGAAGACTTGCCAAAAACTAAAAAAGCATGAGAAACACTTTCTAATAAATATAAATTAAAAAATATAACAAAAGATTTAAAAAAATTCCTAGTTGATAATTTTTGTCCTACGGATGTTGAATTTTATAGTGAATCTGTTAGACAAGTTGAAGGAAGTGACACCGCTCTTAGAATAATCGGTAGTTTCTTATTCGATGGTTGTCGCGACTTTATTATGATTGATTTTGATGAAGAAACTGCATTGATTGGTTACACACTTTTTAATATTGATGAAGTTGTAAAAAGAATGAAAAAAGAGCTTTAGAGCTCTTTTTTTACGCTTGTTTTCTTTGGGATTTCTTGAATTTTTGTTCATCAATAACTGTCATTGTAAGTTGGTATGCATAAATGCAAAGCGAAACAATTTGTCATGCTAAACCTATTACCAAGTCTCATAAAATTCCGTTTAACCCCATTGAAGTTGTTCAGAAGATTATTCAGAAAATATTATTAACTTCATATAAAACAAACATTCATGAAGTAATTCCTCTTCATTGTTTTGTTCCTTGATTATACTTTCAAGTGCAAACATGTTTGTGTTTGTACTTTTTAGTTTAAATTAGTTTAAAATAAAAAAAGAGAAACTAACCAAAACTAAACAATGTTTCTCTTTTAACCCTTAAATTTGAAATGAGGTCATATGAATTATACACAATTAAAACCAGAAGAGAGATTAATTATTCAAATCAACTATGGTTTCAAAACATTAAAAGAAATTGCAGAAATGTTAAGAAGATCTGTAAGTACAATCTCTAGAGAAGTTAAACGAAATTCGAATATCTACGGTGAATATGATGCTGCATATGCTAATAAAAAAACAAAAATTCGAAAATGCTATTCAAGGAATCATAATGCTTTTGCAAACAAAGAATTTAATGATTTCTTTACTGAACACTATGAAAAAAATTATCATGGCGTTGAAGCTACTCTTAAACTTTATCAGGAAAAAACAGGTAAAAAAGGTTATTCTATTAGAACTCTTTACAAGTGAATTAAATTAAATATTTGAGTCCTGAAAATGAAAAACCGTTTAAGAAAAGGGTATGTTAAGAATGGTAAAAGAAAGACTGATTATAAGATTAGATTAACGCATGGTAACAAGTTTGTTTTCCCTATACCTATGCGGCCTAAAAGTATAGAAACTAGAGAAAAATGGGGTCATTGAGAAATTGACTTAGTTATTGGAAGAAAGGGAAAAGGGTATCACAACTTACTAACTTTAACAGAGAGAAAAACACGTTTTACCATTATAAAAAAGGTCACTAGCAAATTTTGATTTGAGATAAACAAGGTGCTGAATGAAATAATTAAGGATTATCCATTTCCATTTTTATCAATAACTTCAGATAATGGATTTGAATTTCAAGCCTTAGGATTAGTAGCCTATAAAAATGACTTATTAATTTATAAAGCACAACCATATTGTTCATTTCAAAGAGGTTCAAATGAACATTTTAATGGACTAATTCGTAGAAAATTCAAAAAAGGATTTGATTTTACAGAATTAACTGATGAAGAAGTTCAAGAACTTCAAGATGAAATAAACAATATGCCAAGAAAAATTTTTGGTTTTAAATCTTCTAGAGAAATGGCTGAACAAGAGTTAAATATAGAAATGATTTTACTAGATCTTTTACCTAATCTTGAATAATAAAATGTGGTCTTTGACCACAT is a window from the Mycoplasma anserisalpingitidis genome containing:
- a CDS encoding MG284/MPN403 family protein; its protein translation is MRNDEKSMTKSQIIKNIVETNRLGKTINEIRKNGQSNNTIQYQLPKDFKINWEDEDIDWNWETEYVKFILKNMTKINSMIIEKTYIQNSNLKDKNWYKEYFSKTTFYKKKKQAELEFLTLYFASRTNKQYIAH
- the proS gene encoding proline--tRNA ligase, encoding MNKLEKITPLEQDFAKWYTDVVKQGQLIAYGPAKGTLVFKPNSYGIWELIQENLNKIFKQKGIQNVYLPLLIPQKLFELEKEHVNGFNPELATVTRVGDRELSEKFYIRPTSEVLFANLFKNSIESYKDLPIVYNQWANVLRWEKTTNPFLRSREFLWQEGHTCHSNALEARKLTREMIKVYAKFLKKYLAIPVVIGKKTSHEKFAGACSTYTIEAMMKDGRALQAGTSHYLAQNFSKPYEIIFKNQDNEYINVFQTSWGVSTRLLGAIIMTHGDNHGIVIPPRVAPTQIDILELFADKSEEVKEISKKLNKELSKKWRVRVDSTNKNPGFKAANSEIQGTPLRIEIGPRDLENKNVTIVRRDTLEKITVKIKDVKNLVGNLLDDIHENLYESALKRLNENSVTVFTYDDFKKEISNGKFVTAPFCCLDEAEVRIKEETGASTRCIPLKLDKPEKNRKCIFDECKKETNRYVVFAKSY
- the rpmB gene encoding 50S ribosomal protein L28; this translates as MSRRDQISGKGPQFGNKRSHAMNASRRKFNVNLQKVKIKTASGTKTLRVSAKTIKTLKKNNVIA
- a CDS encoding IS30 family transposase — protein: MNYTQLKPEERLIIQINYGFKTLKEIAEMLRRSVSTISREVKRNSNIYGEYDAAYANKKTKIRKCYSRNHNAFANKEFNDFFTEHYEKNYHGVEATLKLYQEKTGKKGYSIRTLYKWIKLNIWVLKMKNRLRKGYVKNGKRKTDYKIRLTHGNKFVFPIPMRPKSIETREKWGHWEIDLVIGRKGKGYHNLLTLTERKTRFTIIKKVTSKFWFEINKVLNEIIKDYPFPFLSITSDNGFEFQALGLVAYKNDLLIYKAQPYCSFQRGSNEHFNGLIRRKFKKGFDFTELTDEEVQELQDEINNMPRKIFGFKSSREMAEQELNIEMILLDLLPNLE